One Roseomonas gilardii subsp. gilardii genomic region harbors:
- a CDS encoding sulfite oxidase-like oxidoreductase, whose protein sequence is MSEDGTGPAGRIRDKLVETKRRWAEEGRLLTGRPGDRERDRLPPGQRLVTDFPVLDLGVQPDVPLEKARLRIDGLVAAPALLDWGALQAMPRQGFRNDIHCVTQWSRYDNDWEGVPVGALIEHVRVKDEARFVSLESHDGYTTNLALEDFARPENLLAFRWNGAPLTRQHGGPMRLVVPHLYFWKSPKWLRRIEFLAQDRPGFWEVRGYHHRGDPWLEERYG, encoded by the coding sequence ATGAGCGAGGACGGGACGGGGCCGGCCGGGCGTATCCGCGACAAGCTGGTGGAAACCAAGCGGCGCTGGGCCGAGGAAGGCCGGCTGCTCACCGGCCGGCCCGGCGATCGCGAACGGGACCGCCTGCCGCCCGGCCAGCGCCTGGTGACCGACTTCCCGGTGCTGGATCTCGGCGTGCAGCCGGATGTGCCGCTGGAGAAGGCCCGGCTGCGGATCGACGGGCTGGTGGCGGCGCCGGCCCTGCTGGACTGGGGCGCCTTGCAGGCCATGCCGCGGCAGGGCTTCCGCAACGACATCCACTGCGTCACCCAGTGGTCCCGCTACGACAATGACTGGGAGGGCGTGCCGGTCGGCGCCCTGATCGAGCATGTGCGGGTGAAGGACGAGGCGCGCTTCGTCTCGCTCGAATCCCACGATGGCTACACCACCAACCTCGCCCTGGAGGATTTCGCGCGGCCGGAGAACCTGCTGGCCTTCCGCTGGAACGGCGCGCCGCTGACGCGGCAGCATGGCGGGCCGATGCGGCTGGTGGTGCCGCATCTGTATTTCTGGAAAAGCCCGAAATGGCTGCGGCGGATCGAGTTCCTGGCCCAGGACCGGCCGGGCTTCTGGGAGGTCCGCGGCTATCACCACCGTGGCGATCCCTGGCTGGAGGAACGCTACGGCTGA
- a CDS encoding ABC transporter substrate-binding protein — protein sequence MRRRSFLAAGALGVAAPALDVPILASPALAQGNARVLRFAPESNLANADPVWTTTTIARNHGLMIWDMLYARDARFTPQPQMVAGHELSGDRLTWRFTLRDGLLFHDGEPVRAVDCTTSINRWAKRRPLGQKLLELTEEMKPLDDKRFEIRLKHPFALMTHAFSDSCFVMPERIAKTDAFQQITDYVGSGPYRFLRDEWVSGDRAVYARFDRYQPRQEPPSYLAGGKVVHFDRVEWRVMPDSATASSALQNGEVDWVQVPQFDLLPMLPMLRAARGVKVAVNDRVGVMGMLALNHLHPPFDNPELLRAILSVLDQRDFMTAALGDEKDLFHVPCGVFTPGLPMANDAGMEVLTGPRDIERGRKLVAESGYKGERIVLMSPSDYPTTQTFAQVAADLFKRLGLNVDYTSMDWGTLVQRRTSKEPVEKGGWSAFATTYEGLTVADPATHIPLRGNGAAGWFGWPTSPRLEALRDRWFDAPDEAAQKQIAREMQAIAFEEVPFLPLGQLFYPTAYRTSLQDVVPANMPIFWNVRRG from the coding sequence ATGCGACGCAGGAGCTTCTTGGCGGCGGGCGCCCTGGGGGTGGCGGCGCCGGCACTGGACGTCCCCATCCTGGCCAGCCCCGCTCTGGCCCAGGGGAATGCGCGGGTGCTGCGCTTCGCGCCCGAAAGCAACCTGGCCAATGCCGATCCCGTCTGGACCACCACGACCATCGCCCGGAACCACGGGCTGATGATCTGGGACATGCTCTACGCCCGCGATGCCCGGTTCACGCCGCAGCCACAGATGGTGGCGGGGCACGAACTGTCCGGCGACCGGCTCACCTGGCGCTTCACCCTGCGGGACGGACTGCTCTTCCATGATGGGGAGCCGGTGCGGGCGGTGGACTGCACCACCAGCATCAACCGCTGGGCGAAGCGCCGTCCGCTGGGCCAGAAGCTGCTGGAACTGACGGAGGAGATGAAGCCGCTCGACGACAAGCGCTTCGAGATCCGGCTGAAGCACCCCTTCGCCCTGATGACCCATGCCTTCAGCGATAGCTGCTTCGTCATGCCGGAGCGGATCGCGAAGACCGACGCCTTCCAGCAGATCACCGACTATGTCGGCAGCGGCCCCTATCGCTTCCTGCGCGACGAATGGGTCTCCGGCGACCGCGCGGTCTATGCGCGCTTCGACCGCTACCAGCCGCGCCAGGAGCCGCCGAGCTATCTCGCCGGTGGCAAGGTGGTGCATTTCGACCGGGTGGAATGGCGGGTCATGCCCGACAGCGCCACCGCCTCCTCGGCCCTGCAGAATGGCGAGGTGGACTGGGTGCAGGTGCCGCAGTTCGACCTGCTGCCCATGCTGCCCATGCTGCGCGCCGCGCGCGGGGTGAAGGTCGCGGTGAACGACCGGGTGGGGGTGATGGGGATGCTGGCGCTGAACCACCTGCACCCGCCCTTCGACAACCCGGAACTGCTGCGCGCCATCCTCTCGGTGCTGGACCAGCGCGACTTCATGACCGCCGCGCTGGGCGACGAGAAGGATCTCTTCCACGTCCCCTGCGGCGTCTTCACCCCTGGCCTGCCCATGGCCAACGATGCCGGGATGGAGGTGCTGACCGGCCCCCGCGACATCGAGCGGGGGCGGAAGCTGGTGGCCGAGAGCGGCTACAAGGGCGAGCGGATCGTGCTGATGTCGCCCTCCGACTACCCGACCACCCAGACCTTCGCCCAGGTCGCGGCGGACCTGTTCAAGCGGCTCGGGCTGAACGTGGACTATACCAGCATGGACTGGGGCACGCTGGTGCAGAGGCGGACGAGCAAGGAGCCGGTGGAGAAGGGGGGATGGAGCGCCTTCGCCACCACCTATGAGGGGCTGACCGTGGCCGATCCCGCCACGCACATCCCGTTGCGGGGCAACGGCGCCGCGGGCTGGTTCGGCTGGCCCACCAGCCCGCGCCTGGAGGCCCTGCGCGACCGCTGGTTCGACGCCCCGGACGAGGCGGCGCAGAAGCAGATCGCGCGGGAGATGCAGGCGATCGCCTTCGAGGAAGTGCCCTTCCTGCCCCTGGGCCAGCTCTTCTACCCGACCGCCTACCGCACCTCCCTGCAGGATGTCGTGCCCGCCAACATGCCGATCTTCTGGAATGTCCGGCGCGGCTGA
- the folK gene encoding 2-amino-4-hydroxy-6-hydroxymethyldihydropteridine diphosphokinase — protein sequence MSGAAEAAGRPFAGTPFADTLIALGANLPAADGTGALETCRRAAAALDGLCGLPLMALSNWWETPPDPPDPRSPPYVNGVARLRGTAEPLALLRALQAIEDAAGRVRPYPNAPRTLDLDLIAVGSTIRPAPDPILPHPRAHLRRFVLLPLAEVAPGWRHPEGPVEALLDRLPPMPMRRL from the coding sequence ATGTCCGGCGCGGCTGAGGCGGCGGGGCGGCCCTTCGCCGGCACGCCCTTCGCCGACACGCTGATCGCGCTGGGGGCCAACCTTCCGGCCGCCGACGGCACCGGGGCGCTGGAGACCTGCCGCCGCGCCGCGGCGGCGCTGGACGGCCTTTGCGGCCTGCCGCTGATGGCGCTCTCCAACTGGTGGGAAACGCCCCCCGACCCGCCGGACCCCCGCTCGCCCCCCTATGTGAACGGCGTGGCCCGCCTGCGCGGAACGGCGGAGCCCCTGGCGCTGCTGCGCGCCCTGCAGGCGATCGAGGACGCGGCGGGGCGGGTCCGCCCCTATCCCAACGCCCCCCGGACCCTGGACCTGGACCTGATCGCGGTGGGCAGCACGATCCGTCCGGCGCCGGACCCCATCCTGCCGCATCCCCGGGCACATCTGCGGCGCTTCGTGCTGCTGCCCCTGGCCGAGGTGGCCCCCGGCTGGCGCCATCCGGAAGGGCCGGTGGAGGCCCTGCTGGACCGTCTCCCGCCCATGCCGATGCGGCGGCTCTGA
- the rpoZ gene encoding DNA-directed RNA polymerase subunit omega, producing the protein MARVTVEDCILQVPNRFELVLKAAQRARNISRGEELTLDRDNDKNPVVALREIAEQTVDLDALEQDIVKSLLRAPEPEPVEEEVIDLIATDENIFGVMDVNENEGGDSSASGEELNPDDIEAAIAAELGGRR; encoded by the coding sequence ATGGCACGCGTCACGGTAGAAGACTGCATCCTTCAGGTTCCGAACCGCTTCGAGCTTGTGCTGAAGGCGGCGCAGCGTGCCCGCAACATCAGCCGGGGCGAGGAACTGACGCTCGACCGGGACAACGACAAGAACCCGGTCGTGGCCCTGCGCGAGATCGCGGAGCAGACGGTGGACCTCGATGCGCTGGAGCAGGACATCGTGAAGTCCCTGCTGCGCGCGCCGGAGCCCGAGCCGGTGGAGGAGGAGGTCATCGACCTCATCGCCACCGACGAGAACATCTTCGGCGTCATGGACGTGAACGAGAACGAGGGCGGCGATTCCTCTGCCTCGGGCGAGGAACTGAACCCCGATGACATCGAGGCGGCCATCGCCGCCGAGCTCGGCGGCCGCCGCTGA
- a CDS encoding RelA/SpoT family protein — MHAAGAGGFWAAHAPDGAGGTLADVAPAAIPAEGDGAQLGALVASYDGRADAALIQRAYEVARKAHEGQTRENGDPYIGHPVAVARILAGYRLDTASIVTALLHDTVEDTGLTLQALEKQFGTEIARLVDGVTKLTRLEIQSERTKQAENFRKLVLAMSEDIRVLLVKLADRLHNVRTLHLVVKPEKRQRVARETMEIYAPLAERIGMDALRTELQAICFRELQPDAFQTISARLAFLRGQGADLIDEIAADLRHKLSEAGVPLIDIQGREKAAYSIWLKMHEKKVEFEQLSDIMAFRVIVPDKGQCYAALGAVHSAYRVVPGRFKDYISTPKPNGYQSLHTGVTVPERRNAKIEVQIRTPEMHEVAEYGVAAHWIYKQGREGTPPPRRRYPWVKDLLDILENAGGEAQDFLEHTKLALHQDQVFCFTPKGDLIALPRGATPVDFAYQVHSAIGDACVGAKINGQIKPLRQRLENGDQVEIITARGNTPNPAWERFVVTGKARARIRRFVLARQREEARENGRGAMARAFRQEGLDFSEKIVEPAIKALKQPGYDELCIAVGSGNIQPKDVLHAVYPELRGPARQAHEVLPFTHARGKPGATVLPSRQARRPEAAYGISGLVAGMAVSFAGCCHPVPGDRIVGIVTTGKGVTIHNAECSTLTSFAATPERFIDVDWDIASGSVGQHLARLSIITANDNAAVAALTIAIAKQDAKIQSLKFLHRASDFTELRVDLEVRDLRHLSGVIATLRATSGIEQVERAKG, encoded by the coding sequence GTGCACGCTGCCGGAGCCGGCGGGTTCTGGGCGGCGCACGCCCCTGACGGCGCGGGCGGCACGCTGGCGGACGTCGCCCCCGCCGCCATTCCGGCGGAGGGTGACGGCGCCCAGCTCGGTGCCCTCGTCGCCTCCTATGACGGACGGGCCGACGCGGCCCTGATCCAGCGGGCCTATGAGGTCGCCCGCAAGGCCCATGAGGGCCAGACCCGCGAGAACGGCGACCCCTATATCGGCCATCCCGTGGCCGTGGCGCGGATCCTGGCCGGCTACCGGCTCGACACCGCCTCCATCGTCACCGCCCTGCTGCACGACACGGTCGAGGACACCGGGCTGACGCTCCAGGCGCTGGAGAAGCAGTTCGGCACCGAGATCGCGCGCCTCGTGGATGGCGTGACCAAGCTGACCCGGCTGGAGATCCAGTCCGAACGCACCAAGCAGGCCGAGAACTTCCGCAAGCTGGTCCTGGCGATGAGCGAGGACATCCGCGTCCTCCTCGTGAAGCTGGCCGACCGGCTGCACAATGTCCGCACCCTGCATCTCGTGGTGAAGCCCGAGAAGCGGCAGCGCGTGGCGCGCGAGACGATGGAGATCTACGCGCCGCTCGCGGAGCGCATCGGCATGGACGCCCTGCGCACGGAGCTGCAGGCGATCTGCTTCCGCGAATTGCAGCCGGACGCCTTCCAGACCATCTCCGCCCGCCTCGCCTTCCTGCGTGGCCAGGGCGCCGACCTGATCGACGAGATCGCGGCCGACCTGCGGCACAAGCTCTCCGAGGCCGGGGTGCCGCTGATCGACATCCAGGGGCGGGAAAAGGCGGCCTATTCCATCTGGCTGAAGATGCACGAGAAGAAGGTCGAGTTCGAGCAGCTCTCGGACATCATGGCCTTCCGCGTCATCGTGCCGGACAAGGGGCAGTGCTACGCGGCGCTGGGGGCGGTCCACTCGGCCTATCGCGTCGTGCCGGGGCGCTTCAAGGACTACATCTCCACCCCCAAGCCCAACGGCTACCAGTCACTCCACACGGGCGTGACGGTGCCGGAGCGGCGCAACGCCAAGATCGAGGTGCAGATCCGCACGCCGGAAATGCACGAGGTCGCCGAATACGGCGTGGCCGCGCACTGGATCTACAAGCAGGGGCGGGAAGGGACACCACCGCCGCGGCGCCGCTATCCCTGGGTCAAGGACCTGCTGGACATCCTGGAGAATGCCGGGGGGGAGGCGCAGGACTTCCTGGAGCACACCAAGCTCGCCCTGCACCAGGACCAGGTCTTCTGCTTCACGCCCAAGGGCGACCTGATCGCCCTGCCGCGCGGCGCCACGCCGGTGGACTTCGCCTATCAGGTCCACAGCGCCATCGGCGATGCCTGCGTCGGCGCCAAGATCAACGGCCAGATCAAGCCGCTGCGCCAGCGGCTGGAGAATGGCGACCAGGTCGAGATCATCACCGCCCGGGGCAACACCCCTAACCCGGCCTGGGAACGCTTCGTCGTCACCGGCAAGGCGCGGGCCCGCATCCGCCGCTTCGTGCTGGCGAGGCAGCGGGAGGAAGCGCGCGAGAACGGCCGGGGCGCCATGGCCCGCGCCTTCCGGCAGGAAGGGCTGGACTTCTCCGAGAAGATCGTCGAGCCGGCGATCAAGGCACTCAAGCAGCCGGGCTATGACGAGCTCTGCATCGCCGTCGGCAGCGGCAACATCCAGCCCAAGGACGTGCTGCACGCCGTCTATCCGGAACTGCGCGGCCCGGCCCGGCAGGCACATGAGGTGCTGCCCTTCACCCATGCGCGCGGCAAGCCCGGGGCCACGGTGCTGCCCAGCCGGCAGGCACGGCGGCCGGAGGCGGCCTATGGCATCTCCGGACTCGTGGCGGGCATGGCGGTCAGCTTCGCCGGCTGCTGCCATCCGGTGCCGGGGGACCGGATCGTGGGCATCGTGACCACCGGCAAGGGGGTCACGATCCACAACGCCGAATGCTCGACCCTGACCTCCTTCGCCGCCACGCCGGAACGCTTCATCGACGTGGACTGGGACATCGCCTCCGGCTCCGTGGGGCAGCATCTGGCGCGGCTGTCCATCATCACCGCCAACGACAATGCCGCCGTGGCGGCGCTGACCATCGCCATCGCGAAGCAGGATGCGAAGATCCAGTCGCTGAAGTTCCTCCACCGGGCCAGCGACTTCACGGAACTGCGGGTGGACCTGGAGGTCCGGGACCTGCGGCACCTGTCCGGCGTCATCGCGACCCTCCGCGCCACCAGCGGGATCGAGCAGGTCGAGCGCGCCAAGGGCTGA